A section of the Engystomops pustulosus chromosome 3, aEngPut4.maternal, whole genome shotgun sequence genome encodes:
- the CST7 gene encoding cystatin-F → MAAPWSCVILLFLAVGGTAGPLSDIRTSTVDPGFPRNASTNDPEVKKAVRITVYAYNNMSNDLYLYKELEIQKAMVQVVKGVKYLLRAKYARTICSKRTPYNLDKCDFQKEPRKGVVTCYSEVWKISWLHFEQVSVLDCSQNPAEKDDHFL, encoded by the exons ATGGCTGCTCCCTGGAGCTGTGTGATCCTCTTATTCCTAGCAGTCGGTGGTACAGCTGGACCCCTGAGTG ATATCCGCACGTCCACTGTAGACCCTGGATTCCCTAGAAATGCCAGTACAAATGACCCGGAAGTAAAGAAAGCAGTGAGGATCACTGTCTATGCCTACAACAACATGTCCAATGATCTCTACCTTTATAAAGAGTTAGAGATACAGAAAGCCATGGTACAG GTTGTAAAAGGAGTTAAATATCTGCTAAGGGCAAAGTATGCAAGAACCATCTGTAGCAAGAGAACCCCCTACAACTTAGACAAGTGTGACTTTCAAAAGGAACCTCGTAAAGGA GTGGTCACATGCTATTCTGAGGTCTGGAAGATCAGCTGGCTGCACTTCGAGCAAGTttctgtcctggactgcagtCAGAATCCAGCCGAGAAAGACGATCACTTCCTTTAG